A region from the Panicum hallii strain FIL2 chromosome 1, PHallii_v3.1, whole genome shotgun sequence genome encodes:
- the LOC112892626 gene encoding uncharacterized protein LOC112892626 yields the protein MLFAFIEAGSSHDMSVLRDCMEFPNYPHPPPGRYYLVDSGYAVQAGYLGPYRSQRYHLEEFIRRGAETVQEKFNYHHSSLRNVVEREFGVLKSRWHILQGVPYYAREKHTKILIAYFALHNFCWSIDLQELNMGTWFEMRTTKCPHGWQQMLLRI from the exons ATGCTGTTCGCATTTATAGAGGCAGGGTCAAGTCATGACATGTCGGTGCTGAGGGACTGCATGGAGTTCCCCAATTACCCACATCCACCACCAG GAAGGTACTATCTGGTCGACTCAGGATATGCAGTTCAGGCCGGATATTTGGGGCCGTATCGCAGTCAAAGGTACCATCTTGAAGAATTCATCCGCCGAGGGGCTGAAACTGTGCAGGAGAAGTTTAACTACCACCATTCGAGTCTTCGCAATGTCGTGGAACGGGAGTTTGGTGTGCTCAAGTCGAGGTGGCACATTTTGCAAGGGGTACCGTACTATGCGAGGGAGAAGCATACCAAGATCCTTATTGCTTACTTTGCGCTGCACAATTTTTGTTGGAGCATAGACTTGCAAGAACTGAACATGGGAACATGGTTTGAGATGCGGACTACGAAATGTCCGCATGGGTGGCAGCAAATGCTTCTGAGGATATAG
- the LOC112876129 gene encoding uncharacterized protein LOC112876129: protein MATTLSLSSPLFLAAPARARDVISHGVASASTPWSTANALGKGYMGRVHDHGQKRRMAIVSVIGRKSRTRETVVPDPDYRLPIAILGIAGAFAYADNLLAAAPVGLLGLLLLFQTTRVRFVFDNEALEVKVGDQLQESGENVFVGGKNRWKYSTFVNWELWWPQFPILVYFKESQTKPEGQVHFFPVIFNGQQLYDVMVERAGPSKTSGPK from the exons ATGGCGACCACTCTCTCGTTATCTTCACCCCTCTTCCTCGCAGCTCCAGCCAGAG CTAGAGATGTGATATCGCACGGAGTGGCTTCAGCTAGTACACCATGGAGCACTGCAAATGCGCTAGGCAAGGGCTACATGGGTAGGGTACATGACCATGGGCAAAAGCGACGCATGGCAATAGTATCCGTG ATTGGAAGAAAGTCAAGGACTAGAGAGACAGTTGTCCCTGACCCCGACTATAGGTTACCAATTGCTATACTTG GGATTGCTGGTGCTTTTGCATATGCAGACAATCTTTTGGCTGCTGCACCTGTAGGACTGCTGGGGCTTCTTCTTTTGTTCCAG ACTACAAGAGTGAGGTTCGTCTTTGATAATGAAGCCCTG GAGGTGAAAGTTGGAGACCAACTGCAGGAGTCAGGTGAAAATGTTTTTGTTGGTGGCAAGAACCGTTGGAA GTACTCAACGTTCGTAAATTGGGAGCTATGGTGGCCACAATTTCCTATCTTGGTTTACTTCAAAGAGAGCCAAACAAAACCTGAGGGACAGGTCCACTTCTTCCCCGTGATATTC AATGGCCAACAACTCTATGATGTCATGGTGGAGCGCGCTGGGCCCTCAAAGACGAGTGGCCCTAAGTAG